The following proteins are co-located in the Dyadobacter chenwenxiniae genome:
- the cysS gene encoding cysteine--tRNA ligase produces the protein MTAQTFQPLRIFNTLTRKKDVFVPIAPPYVGMYVCGPTVYNNVHLGNIRTFLSFDILYRYLTHIGYKVRYVRNITDVGHLVGDGDEGEDKIGKMAKLQKLEPMEIVQRYTNDFHDVSATFNLIPPSIEPTATGHLIEQIEAVKTLIEKGAAYESNGSVYFDINKYQADGNEYGKLSGRIIEDLLNETRELDGQAEKRNPLDFALWKKASPEHIMQWDSPWGMGFPGWHLECTCMSGKYLGKQFDIHGGGMDLKFPHHECEIAQGKSLTNEEPVRYWMHTNMLTVNGQKMSKSLNNSFLPAELFSGSHPLLDQAYSPMTVRFFMLQSQYRSTLDFSNEALKAAHKGYKKLANGLRNAKLLSYVHEEGVSIDETKKIEIEKAIEGFYGAMNDDLNTSVAFANLFNLLKYINMLNMGQLKSAALGEETFNALKSNFVTFFEDVLGLKEEVSEGYAILDGMLKLYREYKLSMNYEKVDEIRSYFKNQGLVIRDSKTRIDWAYEE, from the coding sequence ATGACCGCGCAAACTTTCCAGCCGCTTAGAATATTCAATACACTTACCCGTAAAAAGGATGTATTTGTTCCGATTGCCCCTCCCTATGTCGGCATGTATGTCTGCGGTCCCACGGTCTACAATAATGTTCACTTAGGAAACATCCGCACGTTTTTATCTTTTGACATTCTCTACAGATATCTGACGCACATCGGATATAAGGTTCGCTACGTGCGCAACATTACGGATGTGGGACATTTGGTGGGCGATGGCGATGAAGGTGAGGACAAAATCGGTAAAATGGCGAAGCTGCAAAAGCTTGAACCTATGGAAATCGTGCAGCGCTATACGAATGATTTTCACGACGTCTCGGCCACATTTAATTTAATCCCGCCGAGCATTGAGCCCACTGCAACCGGACATTTGATTGAACAAATTGAAGCGGTTAAAACATTAATAGAAAAAGGCGCGGCTTACGAATCCAACGGCTCTGTTTATTTCGACATTAATAAATATCAGGCTGACGGAAATGAATATGGCAAGCTTTCTGGCCGTATTATTGAGGATCTTCTGAACGAAACCCGCGAGCTGGATGGTCAGGCTGAAAAGCGCAATCCGTTGGATTTTGCACTTTGGAAAAAGGCCAGTCCTGAGCACATTATGCAATGGGATTCTCCCTGGGGAATGGGCTTTCCGGGCTGGCATTTGGAATGTACTTGCATGAGCGGCAAGTATTTAGGCAAACAATTCGACATTCACGGCGGAGGTATGGATTTAAAATTCCCGCACCACGAATGCGAGATCGCGCAAGGTAAATCGCTCACAAATGAGGAACCCGTGCGTTACTGGATGCACACCAATATGCTGACAGTGAACGGACAGAAAATGTCCAAATCGCTGAACAACTCATTTTTGCCCGCCGAGCTTTTCTCCGGAAGCCATCCATTATTAGATCAGGCTTACAGTCCAATGACCGTGCGCTTTTTCATGCTGCAAAGTCAATATCGCAGCACGCTTGATTTTTCCAATGAAGCATTGAAGGCTGCGCATAAGGGTTATAAAAAATTGGCAAATGGTTTGAGAAATGCGAAACTGCTTTCCTATGTGCACGAAGAAGGCGTAAGCATTGACGAGACCAAGAAAATCGAAATTGAAAAAGCCATTGAAGGTTTCTATGGAGCCATGAATGACGACCTGAATACATCGGTTGCATTCGCAAATCTTTTCAATTTGCTTAAATACATTAATATGCTCAACATGGGCCAGCTTAAATCGGCTGCGCTTGGAGAAGAGACATTCAATGCCTTGAAAAGCAATTTTGTTACTTTTTTCGAGGATGTTTTAGGCTTGAAAGAAGAAGTCAGCGAAGGTTATGCGATCCTCGACGGCATGCTGAAATTGTATCGCGAATATAAATTATCAATGAACTACGAAAAAGTAGACGAAATCCGTTCTTACTTCAAAAACCAGGGACTGGTAATCCGCGACTCCAAAACGCGTATTGACTGGGCCTACGAAGAGTGA
- a CDS encoding M28 family peptidase, giving the protein MKKLPLLLFVFVLAYGCKTKDSSEQAAEQAPALVKSPAFSEDSAYQFVQKQVDFGPRVPNTKQHDACGDFLVAKLKAYGLQVTEQTFKDTTFDNTILNGRNIIGSFNPTASKRILLAAHWDSRPFSDQDSLVKDKPVLAANDGASGVGILLEVARVLSSQKPAPEIGVDIIFFDAEDWGNSEKAGDEYGGFCLGSQYWAANKHTPNYTAYFGILLDMAGAKGATFFKEGYSVQMAESVVNSVWNTASRLGYSNFFINERGGSITDDHLAVNKIAKIPMIDIIHTKPNNMSKTFFDQWHTNDDTMEHIDPKTLKAVGQTLIQVVYQEAEGQAL; this is encoded by the coding sequence ATGAAAAAGTTACCCCTATTATTGTTTGTTTTCGTGCTGGCTTACGGCTGCAAAACCAAAGACAGTTCCGAACAAGCAGCTGAACAGGCTCCGGCACTTGTGAAAAGCCCAGCATTCAGTGAAGATTCGGCTTATCAGTTCGTGCAAAAGCAGGTTGATTTCGGACCAAGAGTCCCTAATACAAAGCAGCATGATGCTTGCGGGGACTTTTTGGTAGCAAAATTAAAAGCTTACGGACTTCAAGTTACTGAGCAAACTTTCAAAGACACAACTTTTGATAACACGATTCTGAATGGCCGAAATATCATAGGCAGCTTTAATCCAACGGCTTCAAAGCGTATTTTGCTCGCAGCACACTGGGATTCACGACCATTCTCTGATCAGGATTCATTAGTTAAAGACAAGCCTGTGCTGGCCGCCAATGATGGCGCGAGCGGCGTAGGAATTCTTTTAGAAGTTGCACGAGTGCTTTCTTCACAAAAACCGGCTCCTGAAATCGGCGTTGATATTATTTTCTTTGATGCAGAAGACTGGGGAAATTCAGAAAAGGCAGGTGATGAATATGGCGGTTTCTGCCTGGGCTCCCAATATTGGGCAGCTAATAAGCACACCCCTAATTACACGGCTTACTTTGGAATTCTGCTGGATATGGCTGGCGCAAAAGGTGCGACATTCTTCAAGGAAGGTTATTCTGTTCAAATGGCTGAAAGCGTTGTAAACTCGGTTTGGAATACGGCCAGCAGATTGGGTTACAGCAATTTCTTCATCAACGAAAGAGGCGGTTCGATCACAGACGACCATTTGGCAGTGAATAAAATCGCCAAAATCCCGATGATCGACATCATTCACACGAAGCCAAACAACATGTCAAAAACATTCTTTGACCAATGGCACACGAACGATGACACCATGGAACACATTGATCCTAAGACATTAAAGGCTGTTGGGCAAACGTTGATCCAGGTTGTATATCAAGAGGCGGAAGGCCAGGCGCTTTAA
- the pbpC gene encoding penicillin-binding protein 1C: MKRKFKIAGLAVLSAVCLFLILDFSFPFQPKISYATQITDHKGNVIHAFLSKDDKWRLYASVSEITPLLRKTLIYKEDQYFYSHPGVNPFAIVRAGVRNVFSGRRTSGASTITMQVVRLIEPRKRTYLNKILEIHRALQLELHYSKAEILQMYLNLVPYGGNIEGIKAASLLYFGKPPQLLSLSEITALTIVPNRPSSLRPGARNEALVIARNEWLRRFGEEQVFDKNIIQDALNEPLVIKRLQAPKLAPHLALRLKKEHPDQPVIHSQLKIQLQNQIEEQVKNYINRRKMMNIHNASVLVVNNETMEVEAYIGSADFNNPFDGGQVDGVKAVRSPGSTLKPLLYAAAFDQGLITPKNIVNDVPSNFSGYEPENFDQHFNGPVTTEFALANSLNIPAVKILKEVSTPFLISKLRKAGFKTIDKQAKDLGLSMILGGCGVTLEELTRLFAAFSNEGELKRLRYTSETALDKKGTPIISPEAAYLLTNILTQITRPDLPTNFDNTYHLPKIAWKTGTSYGKRDAWSIGYNRRYTIGVWVGNFSGEGVPELSGANTATPLLFSIFNALDYNSPKGWYQTPANVSLRKVCAASGDIPSEFCTHQILDQYITGVSAYKKCQHLRWVFTDKTGKISYCTYCIPENGFEKRAYANLAPELIAYNELQKIPYQKIPPHNPDCERVFHEGPPLIVSPNDGSEYYLRPDEPQQIQLACQTSNDVQEVFWYINDKLSKKSAPHESVFVSLPLGRVKISCSDDKGRNANIWVTVKKM; this comes from the coding sequence ATGAAGCGTAAATTCAAAATAGCAGGACTGGCCGTGCTGTCCGCCGTTTGTTTGTTTCTAATCCTCGATTTCAGCTTTCCTTTCCAGCCCAAGATCAGTTATGCGACGCAGATTACCGATCACAAAGGCAATGTGATCCATGCTTTTTTGAGTAAAGATGATAAATGGCGCTTGTATGCGAGTGTTTCAGAAATCACGCCGCTGCTTCGAAAGACATTGATTTATAAGGAAGATCAATATTTTTATTCGCATCCCGGCGTGAATCCATTTGCAATCGTGCGAGCTGGCGTTCGCAATGTTTTCAGTGGCCGAAGAACTTCCGGCGCCTCTACAATCACGATGCAAGTTGTGCGGTTGATCGAGCCAAGAAAACGCACTTATTTGAACAAAATTCTCGAAATCCACCGCGCATTGCAGCTTGAACTGCATTATTCCAAAGCGGAGATCTTGCAAATGTATCTCAATCTGGTGCCTTATGGCGGGAACATTGAAGGAATCAAAGCGGCTTCATTACTCTATTTTGGTAAACCGCCTCAGTTGCTCAGCTTGTCGGAAATTACGGCATTAACCATTGTGCCAAACCGACCTTCCAGTTTGCGGCCCGGAGCGCGTAATGAAGCTTTGGTTATTGCCCGAAATGAATGGTTGCGCCGGTTTGGGGAAGAGCAGGTTTTTGATAAAAATATTATTCAGGATGCATTGAATGAGCCTTTGGTCATAAAGCGCTTGCAAGCGCCCAAACTGGCTCCGCATTTAGCATTAAGATTAAAAAAAGAGCATCCCGACCAGCCGGTGATTCACAGTCAGCTTAAAATTCAGCTACAAAACCAAATCGAGGAGCAGGTCAAAAACTACATTAACCGGCGCAAAATGATGAACATTCATAATGCGTCGGTGCTGGTGGTCAATAACGAGACGATGGAAGTGGAGGCTTACATTGGCTCGGCGGATTTTAATAATCCGTTTGATGGCGGTCAGGTGGACGGCGTAAAAGCGGTTCGTTCGCCGGGGAGCACTTTAAAACCATTGCTTTATGCCGCAGCATTTGACCAGGGATTGATCACGCCGAAGAACATTGTAAATGATGTTCCGAGTAATTTTAGCGGTTATGAGCCTGAGAACTTTGACCAGCACTTTAATGGTCCGGTTACCACGGAGTTCGCATTGGCCAATTCCCTGAACATTCCGGCGGTGAAGATATTAAAGGAAGTGAGCACGCCCTTTTTGATTTCGAAACTGCGAAAAGCCGGATTTAAAACTATTGACAAACAAGCCAAAGATCTCGGGCTTTCCATGATTCTCGGCGGCTGCGGCGTAACATTGGAAGAATTGACGCGGTTATTTGCAGCATTCTCTAATGAAGGCGAGCTGAAACGCTTGCGTTACACATCCGAAACGGCTTTGGACAAAAAAGGAACGCCCATCATTTCCCCCGAGGCAGCCTATTTATTAACCAATATCTTAACCCAAATCACCCGCCCTGACTTGCCCACGAACTTTGATAACACTTATCATTTGCCGAAAATCGCCTGGAAAACGGGCACTTCGTATGGCAAGCGGGATGCGTGGAGCATTGGTTACAACCGCAGATATACAATAGGCGTTTGGGTTGGTAACTTTTCCGGCGAAGGCGTTCCGGAACTCAGCGGTGCGAATACGGCCACGCCGTTATTGTTTTCGATTTTTAATGCTCTGGATTACAATTCGCCAAAGGGCTGGTATCAAACGCCGGCCAATGTTTCGCTAAGAAAAGTTTGTGCAGCCAGCGGCGATATTCCATCTGAGTTTTGCACGCACCAAATTCTGGATCAATACATTACAGGAGTGTCTGCTTACAAAAAGTGTCAGCATTTGAGATGGGTTTTTACAGATAAAACCGGCAAAATCTCCTACTGCACTTACTGCATTCCTGAAAACGGATTTGAGAAACGGGCTTATGCTAATCTGGCACCGGAGTTGATCGCTTATAATGAGCTGCAAAAAATCCCTTACCAAAAGATCCCGCCGCATAACCCTGATTGTGAGCGCGTTTTCCATGAAGGTCCGCCTTTAATAGTAAGTCCGAATGACGGAAGTGAATATTATTTACGCCCCGACGAGCCACAGCAGATCCAGCTGGCCTGCCAGACTTCCAATGATGTGCAGGAAGTTTTTTGGTATATTAATGATAAGCTGAGCAAAAAATCCGCTCCGCATGAAAGCGTTTTTGTAAGCCTTCCGCTGGGCAGAGTCAAGATTTCGTGCAGCGACGACAAAGGCCGAAACGCAAATATCTGGGTGACCGTAAAGAAGATGTAA
- the glpK gene encoding glycerol kinase GlpK yields MSKYVAAIDQGTTSTRCILFNHQGNIVSVGQKEHEQIYPHPGWVEHNPTEIWKNTLEVIAIARINVSATAADIAAIGITNQRETTVVWNKRTGKPYYNALVWQDTRTTELVAKYEREGGLNQFRDITGLPVSTYFSGLKLKWLLDNVEGIREDAEKGEAIFGNMDTFLIWHLTGGTHGEGGIHVTDVTNASRTQLMNLKTLQWDKEMLTAYDIPENMLPEIKSSSEIYGYVNNEILPGVPVAGDLGDQHAALVGQTCFEPGMAKNTYGTGCFLVMNTGNELKTSENGLLTTIAYKFGDNPVQYALEGSVAVTGALVQWVRDNLGLIQKSSDIEKLAKTVEDNGGAYFVPAFSGLYAPYWRNDARGVIAGLTRYVNKGHIARAVLEATAYQTVDVVRAMEQDSGIKLASLRVDGGMVLNELLMQFQSDILNTQVVSPAIAETTALGAAYAAGLAVGYWKNTDELKQNWAIAHTWNPDMPDESRDKFYKGWQKAVTKSYGWMD; encoded by the coding sequence ATGTCGAAATACGTCGCCGCCATTGACCAGGGAACCACCAGCACGCGTTGCATACTTTTCAATCATCAGGGAAATATTGTTTCGGTAGGACAAAAGGAACACGAACAAATTTACCCGCATCCGGGCTGGGTAGAGCATAATCCGACCGAAATCTGGAAAAATACATTGGAGGTGATTGCTATTGCACGGATCAATGTGTCGGCAACGGCGGCGGACATTGCGGCCATTGGCATTACAAATCAACGGGAGACAACGGTTGTCTGGAACAAGCGGACGGGCAAGCCTTACTATAATGCTTTGGTCTGGCAAGATACGCGGACGACGGAACTTGTAGCAAAATATGAGCGCGAAGGCGGCCTGAACCAGTTTCGCGACATTACCGGATTACCCGTTTCGACCTATTTCAGCGGCCTTAAATTAAAATGGCTTCTGGACAATGTCGAAGGCATCCGTGAAGACGCGGAGAAAGGTGAAGCCATTTTTGGAAACATGGACACATTCCTGATCTGGCATCTTACTGGCGGAACGCATGGAGAAGGCGGCATTCATGTAACCGACGTCACCAATGCAAGCCGCACGCAACTTATGAACCTCAAAACATTACAGTGGGATAAGGAAATGCTAACGGCTTACGACATTCCGGAAAATATGCTGCCTGAAATCAAAAGCAGCAGTGAAATTTATGGTTATGTCAATAATGAAATCCTGCCTGGCGTGCCGGTTGCAGGTGATTTAGGCGATCAGCATGCTGCATTGGTCGGACAAACTTGCTTTGAGCCGGGCATGGCGAAAAACACTTACGGAACCGGCTGCTTCCTGGTGATGAACACGGGTAACGAACTTAAAACTTCTGAAAACGGCTTGTTAACGACCATTGCTTATAAATTTGGTGATAATCCGGTTCAATATGCATTGGAAGGCAGTGTCGCGGTAACCGGTGCGTTGGTGCAATGGGTTAGGGACAATTTGGGTTTAATACAAAAAAGCAGTGACATTGAAAAACTGGCAAAAACCGTTGAAGACAACGGCGGAGCCTATTTTGTACCGGCATTTTCAGGCTTATATGCACCTTACTGGCGCAATGACGCGCGGGGTGTCATTGCTGGGTTAACACGATATGTCAACAAGGGCCACATTGCAAGGGCTGTTTTGGAGGCAACTGCTTATCAGACCGTGGATGTTGTTCGCGCCATGGAACAGGATTCCGGCATTAAGCTTGCTTCACTCCGTGTTGATGGCGGCATGGTGTTGAACGAGCTCTTAATGCAATTTCAATCCGACATTCTCAATACGCAAGTCGTATCACCGGCAATAGCAGAAACAACAGCACTTGGCGCTGCATACGCCGCTGGTCTGGCAGTTGGTTATTGGAAAAACACCGACGAATTAAAGCAAAACTGGGCCATCGCCCACACCTGGAACCCAGACATGCCCGACGAATCCAGGGATAAATTTTATAAAGGCTGGCAGAAGGCGGTTACCAAATCTTATGGCTGGATGGATTAA
- a CDS encoding 3'-5' exonuclease gives MHTLRLKKPLAFFDLETTGVNIVRDRIVEISVVKALPNGETEIRTRRINPEMPIPLESSLIHGIYDEDIKDAPTFKGIAKNLATFLEGCDLAGFNSNRFDIPMLVEEFLRVGVEFDMKNRRTVDAQRIYHMMEPRNLGAAYKFYCGKELLNAHSAEADTIATFEVLQGQIARYEGVKVVDSHGVETEPIKNDVAALHELTASKLIDFAGRMTYNDKGEEVFNFGKHNGKRVLDVLKNEPSFFDWIMKGEFPLDTKRKLTEIKLRALTQR, from the coding sequence ATGCATACCCTCCGTCTGAAAAAGCCGCTTGCTTTTTTTGATCTTGAAACAACCGGAGTCAACATCGTCCGCGACCGTATTGTTGAGATATCTGTCGTAAAGGCACTTCCTAATGGCGAAACCGAAATTCGCACAAGAAGGATTAATCCCGAAATGCCTATTCCGCTGGAAAGCAGTCTGATACATGGCATTTATGACGAGGACATTAAGGATGCACCAACATTCAAAGGCATCGCCAAAAATCTTGCAACATTTCTTGAAGGATGCGATCTGGCTGGTTTTAATTCCAATCGGTTTGACATTCCCATGCTTGTGGAAGAATTTCTGCGCGTTGGTGTTGAATTTGATATGAAGAATCGCCGGACTGTTGATGCGCAACGCATTTACCACATGATGGAGCCCCGGAACCTTGGCGCAGCTTACAAATTCTATTGTGGAAAAGAGCTTTTGAATGCGCACAGCGCAGAAGCCGATACGATTGCAACATTCGAAGTTTTGCAGGGACAAATTGCTCGCTATGAAGGCGTCAAAGTCGTTGATTCACATGGCGTTGAAACCGAGCCTATCAAAAATGATGTGGCTGCATTGCACGAGCTTACGGCTTCTAAATTGATCGATTTCGCTGGTCGTATGACTTATAATGATAAAGGTGAGGAAGTTTTCAATTTTGGTAAACACAATGGCAAACGTGTCTTGGATGTTTTGAAAAATGAGCCTTCTTTCTTTGACTGGATCATGAAAGGTGAATTTCCCTTAGATACCAAAAGAAAACTTACCGAGATTAAACTGAGGGCATTAACCCAGCGATGA
- the nuoK gene encoding NADH-quinone oxidoreductase subunit NuoK: MIPNPNIPEVNIPAVIQNIPLQHYLILSTLLFVIGIIGVLTRRNAIIIFMSVELMLNAANLLLIAFSSYRSDPSGQVFVFFIMAVAAAEVAVGLAIIVMIYRNTRNTDIGFLNKLKW, encoded by the coding sequence ATGATCCCAAACCCTAACATTCCAGAGGTCAATATACCAGCGGTTATTCAGAACATTCCACTTCAACATTATCTAATACTCAGCACTTTACTTTTTGTAATTGGCATTATCGGCGTCTTGACGCGTCGGAATGCGATCATCATTTTCATGTCTGTGGAATTGATGCTAAATGCTGCGAACTTGCTTCTTATCGCGTTTTCTTCATACAGATCTGACCCTTCCGGGCAGGTTTTTGTGTTTTTTATCATGGCTGTTGCCGCTGCGGAAGTGGCTGTGGGGCTTGCAATCATCGTAATGATCTATCGAAACACAAGAAATACGGATATTGGATTTCTCAACAAATTGAAGTGGTAA
- the nuoL gene encoding NADH-quinone oxidoreductase subunit L: MSASLLILIPLLPLIGFLINGIGFKTIPKGAVGIIGTLAVVASFVLSLMTFNAFLVAGSQPVIVPLFDWITVGNLNIPFSFQVDQLSLLMLMIITGVGSLIHIYSIGYMHHDEGFGKFFAYLNLFLFFMLLLVLGSNYVIMFIGWEGVGLCSYLLIGFWNKNTNYNNAARKAFIMNRVGDLGFLLGIFTIITTFGSVEYLEVFSQATDFEIGDPVIITITLFLFIGAMGKSAQIPLYTWLPDAMAGPTPVSALIHAATMVTAGIYMVIRSNVLYSLAPSTLEIVGIIGAATALFAASIGLLQNDIKKVLAYSTVSQLGYMFMGLGAMAYSASMFHVITHAFFKALLFLGAGSVIHAMSDEQDIRSMGGLRKKLPITFLTFLIATIAISGIPPFAGFFSKDEILAHVFEHNKLLWVIGVLGSLMTSFYMFRLLFLTFFGTFRGTHEQEHHLHESPASMTIPLVILAVLSALGGFIGVPEALHGTHHLAEFMSPLYDASRQVNPAAFLPTELSHSEEYLLMGVSVAVALVSAVVAYVMYVQKASVPAPDSQPKSALQGLVYNKYYVDELYDNVFVKPIKTLSNILYSFGEFFIDLVVNAFVRLTQFLAGLLKKTQTGSTGDYVFAMVLGMVIILFWKLLL; the protein is encoded by the coding sequence ATGTCTGCATCATTACTCATTCTGATTCCACTTTTACCCCTGATTGGTTTCCTGATCAACGGAATCGGATTTAAGACCATACCCAAAGGCGCTGTCGGCATTATCGGAACATTGGCTGTTGTGGCGAGTTTCGTGCTGTCACTTATGACATTTAATGCGTTTTTAGTAGCTGGAAGTCAGCCTGTTATCGTGCCGCTTTTCGACTGGATCACGGTTGGGAACCTTAACATTCCGTTCTCTTTCCAGGTTGATCAGCTTTCGCTTTTAATGCTCATGATCATTACCGGAGTTGGTTCACTGATCCACATTTATTCCATCGGCTACATGCATCATGACGAGGGTTTTGGTAAGTTTTTCGCTTATCTGAACCTGTTTTTGTTCTTCATGTTGCTGCTTGTCCTGGGTTCCAATTATGTGATCATGTTCATTGGCTGGGAAGGCGTTGGATTGTGTTCTTACCTGCTGATCGGGTTTTGGAATAAAAATACAAACTACAATAATGCTGCTCGTAAAGCATTCATCATGAACCGGGTAGGAGATTTGGGATTCTTACTTGGGATTTTCACGATCATTACCACATTCGGTTCGGTTGAATATCTTGAGGTTTTCAGCCAAGCAACGGATTTTGAAATCGGCGATCCGGTGATCATCACCATTACATTGTTCCTGTTTATTGGTGCAATGGGAAAATCGGCTCAGATTCCTTTATATACTTGGTTACCAGATGCGATGGCAGGTCCAACGCCTGTTTCCGCATTGATTCACGCTGCAACCATGGTTACGGCTGGGATTTATATGGTGATTCGTTCCAATGTCCTCTATTCGCTGGCTCCTTCCACATTGGAAATCGTCGGCATTATTGGCGCGGCGACTGCATTGTTTGCGGCTTCCATTGGTCTTTTACAAAATGACATTAAGAAAGTGCTGGCTTATTCGACTGTGAGTCAGCTGGGTTATATGTTTATGGGCTTGGGCGCAATGGCTTATTCGGCTTCCATGTTCCATGTTATTACCCATGCATTTTTTAAAGCATTGTTGTTTTTAGGCGCAGGAAGCGTGATTCACGCCATGTCCGACGAGCAAGATATTCGTTCCATGGGTGGCTTGCGGAAAAAGCTGCCGATCACATTCCTGACATTCCTGATTGCAACCATCGCAATTTCCGGGATTCCGCCATTTGCTGGGTTTTTCTCCAAAGATGAAATTCTTGCGCACGTTTTTGAACACAACAAACTGCTTTGGGTGATCGGGGTTTTAGGCTCACTGATGACTTCATTTTATATGTTCCGATTGCTGTTCCTTACCTTCTTTGGAACATTCCGCGGCACGCATGAGCAGGAGCATCATTTGCACGAGTCGCCTGCTTCGATGACGATTCCTTTGGTTATTTTGGCAGTTTTATCAGCATTAGGCGGTTTTATCGGTGTTCCGGAAGCATTGCATGGCACGCATCATCTGGCTGAGTTCATGAGTCCGTTGTATGATGCCTCGCGTCAGGTTAATCCTGCGGCTTTCTTGCCAACGGAGCTTTCACATTCGGAAGAATATTTGCTCATGGGCGTTTCTGTGGCTGTGGCGTTGGTTTCGGCGGTTGTGGCTTATGTTATGTATGTGCAAAAAGCATCCGTTCCCGCTCCGGATTCTCAGCCAAAATCAGCATTGCAAGGTTTGGTTTACAACAAATATTATGTCGATGAGCTTTACGACAATGTTTTTGTGAAGCCGATCAAAACTTTATCCAATATCCTTTACAGTTTCGGAGAATTTTTCATTGATCTTGTGGTGAATGCTTTTGTCCGACTGACGCAGTTTTTAGCAGGACTTTTGAAAAAAACACAGACAGGATCCACGGGAGACTATGTTTTTGCCATGGTTTTAGGCATGGTGATCATCTTGTTCTGGAAGCTTTTACTTTGA
- a CDS encoding complex I subunit 4 family protein: protein MLTLLLILLPIAAGVLTLLSGERLAKQVALVSGLAVLGVAIAAWLQFDPAAGTQFSFKYAWLASGGISFAAGIDGISLVLVLLTTFLTPLIILSAFNHDYRKPASFYSLILFMEAALIGVFTATDAFLFYLFFEAALIPVYFLAAIWGGENRLKVTFKFFIYTIFGSLLMLVGLVYLYYQTPGTHTSEITAFYALQLSKQVQGFIFWAFFIAFAIKMPLFPFHTWQPDTYTESPTPATMLLSGIMLKMGVYGLIRFLLPIVPGGMEVWGTMAMVLSVIGIIYGSIIAIQQSDMKRLIAYSSFAHVGLMAAGVFSYSINGLQGALIQMLAHGINVIGLFFIIDIIYSRTKTRYLDQLGGITQSTPHLSVYFMILLLGSVALPLTNGFVGEFLLLSSVFQYDGWLGAIAGLTIILGSVYMLRLFQKSMFGPRSKWVEGFQDLTMSERAVLLPLVIMVFWIGIYPNTFLKLTEPAVSQLLQMVNN from the coding sequence ATGCTTACTCTTCTTTTAATACTTTTACCCATTGCCGCAGGCGTTCTTACGCTTCTTTCGGGCGAACGCCTGGCGAAGCAAGTTGCTTTGGTGAGCGGTCTGGCCGTTCTCGGCGTTGCCATTGCTGCCTGGCTGCAATTTGATCCGGCTGCGGGCACGCAATTCAGCTTTAAATATGCTTGGCTGGCATCGGGAGGCATTTCCTTCGCTGCCGGGATCGACGGGATCAGTTTGGTTCTCGTTCTGCTTACGACATTTCTGACACCACTTATTATCCTTTCTGCATTCAATCACGATTACAGAAAACCCGCTTCCTTTTATTCCCTGATCTTGTTCATGGAAGCCGCATTAATCGGCGTTTTTACGGCTACGGATGCATTTTTGTTTTATCTGTTTTTCGAAGCGGCACTTATTCCGGTCTATTTCCTTGCGGCCATCTGGGGTGGCGAGAATCGTTTAAAAGTCACATTCAAGTTCTTCATTTACACCATCTTCGGGAGTTTGTTAATGTTGGTTGGCCTGGTTTATTTGTATTACCAAACTCCCGGCACGCATACTTCCGAGATCACCGCATTTTACGCATTACAGCTTAGCAAGCAGGTTCAGGGCTTTATTTTCTGGGCATTCTTCATTGCTTTTGCGATCAAAATGCCACTTTTCCCTTTCCACACCTGGCAACCAGACACTTATACAGAATCCCCTACGCCAGCGACCATGCTGCTTTCAGGGATTATGCTGAAAATGGGGGTTTACGGTTTGATCCGTTTTTTGCTCCCAATCGTCCCGGGCGGGATGGAGGTTTGGGGCACAATGGCGATGGTCCTATCGGTTATCGGCATTATTTACGGTTCCATCATAGCCATCCAGCAAAGTGATATGAAGCGGTTAATCGCTTATTCTTCCTTTGCGCACGTTGGCTTAATGGCGGCAGGGGTTTTCTCTTATTCCATCAATGGATTACAGGGAGCGCTTATTCAAATGCTGGCGCACGGAATCAATGTAATCGGCTTGTTTTTTATCATTGACATTATTTATTCCCGCACCAAAACGCGCTATCTGGATCAGCTGGGCGGCATTACGCAGAGTACGCCGCATTTGAGCGTTTACTTTATGATTTTGCTGCTGGGAAGCGTTGCCCTTCCGCTGACGAATGGTTTTGTGGGCGAATTCCTGCTATTATCGAGCGTTTTCCAATATGACGGCTGGCTGGGTGCCATTGCCGGTCTTACCATCATTTTAGGGTCGGTTTATATGCTGCGCCTTTTTCAAAAATCCATGTTCGGGCCTCGTTCCAAATGGGTTGAAGGTTTTCAGGATCTTACCATGAGCGAGCGCGCTGTGCTTTTGCCGTTGGTTATCATGGTTTTCTGGATTGGCATTTATCCCAACACGTTTCTGAAATTAACAGAGCCAGCTGTAAGTCAACTTTTACAAATGGTTAATAACTAG